Proteins encoded together in one Epinephelus lanceolatus isolate andai-2023 chromosome 4, ASM4190304v1, whole genome shotgun sequence window:
- the sars2 gene encoding serine--tRNA ligase, mitochondrial: MATCIGMVARVGCTALSMLKPVARQCSRQRTCVFTPHRFCHGVRSSLYEHVREGYSDKPELDMRAVCEETDKVIANVENRKGDLKGDDVRKIVCVWQELKAVQEEIAGLEEQKRHIGATVKTLVSKNDKKALASLPEYTQALQKGREVRNRLNQLYPKENELDQEYYGRALRLPNTSHPDVPVGDESQARVVELVGQKPEFDFKPRGHLELGEGLGLIRQRHLAHVSGHRSYYLRGAGARLQTALQNLALDTLQRRGFIPMVVPDLLKGAIFEGCGMQPNTHLSQVYSLDQTRFPDLKLAGTGEVGVAGFFMDHAVNWKDLPVRTVCSSTCYRAETDTGRETWGLYRVHHFNKVEMFGVTADETGEESSQLLEEFVSLQKEMFSALELHYRVLDMPTQELGLPAYRKYDIEAWMPGRDSYGEISSGSNCTDFQSRRLNILYEREDGSLQYAHTVNATACAIPRTVIAILETHQTKEGTVRVPRALQPYLGLEVIEKPKYSPLKYIGPNQHHRPPRPAPKTR; the protein is encoded by the exons ATGGCGACCTGCATCGGCATGGTCGCAAGAGTCGGATGCACTGCACTGTCTATGCTAAAGCCGGTCGCCAGGCAGTGTTCAAGGCAGAGGACATGTGTGTTCACCCCGCACCGCTTCTGTCACGGAGTCCGCAGCAGTTTGTACGAGCATGTCCGTGAAGGCTACAGCGACAAACCCGAGCTGGATATGAGAGCAGTGTGTGAGGAAACCGACAAAGTCATAGCAAATGTGGAGAACAGGAAGGGTGACCTGAAAGGGGACGATGTCAGGAAGATT gtgtgtgtgtggcaggagCTCAAGGCAGTGCAGGAGGAAATCGCTGGGCTAGAAGAGCAGAAGCGTCACATCGGTGCCACAGTCAAAACACTAGTG TCCAAGAACGACAAGAAAGCTCTTGCCAGT CTCCCAGAGTACACCCAGGCTCTGCAGAAGGGCCGAGAGGTCCGCAACAGACTGAATCAACTCTATCCCAAAGAGAATGAGCTGGATCAGGAATACTACGGACGAGCGCTCAGACTGCCCAACACCTCACACCCCGATGTG CCGGTTGGAGATGAGAGCCAGGCGAGGGTGGTGGAGCTGGTCGGACAGAAACCAG AGTTTGACTTCAAGCCCAGAGGCCATTTAGAGCTGGGGGAAGGGTTAGGTCTCATCAGGCAGAG ACATCTAGCTCATGTCTCAGGCCACAGGTCCTACTATCTGAGGGGTGCAGGGGCCAGACTTCAGACTGCACTACAAAACCTTGCCCTCGACACACTGCAGAGACGG GGCTTCATCCCCATGGTTGTTCCTGACCTGCTGAAGGGGGCAATATTT GAGGGTTGTGGGATGCAGCCCAACACCCATCTCTCTCAGGTCTATTCACTGGACCAGACACGTTTCCCAGACCTCAAACTGGCTGGGACTGGAGAGGTCGGAGTGGCAG GCTTTTTCATGGATCATGCAGTAAACTGGAAGGACCTGCCTGTCAG GACGGTGTGCAGCAGCACCTGCTACAGAGCGGAGACAGACACGGGCAGGGAGACATGGGGGCTCTACAGAGTGCATCACTTCAACAAG GTAGAGATGTTTGGAGTGACAGCAGATGAGACGGGAGAAGAGAGCTCTCAGCTGCTGGAGGAGTTTGTCTCTCTGCAGAAAGAGATGTTCTCTGCACTGGAACTACATTACAG AGTGCTGGACATGCCGACACAGGAACTGGGCCTTCCAGCATACCGAAAGTATGACATAGAGGCATGGATGCCTGGGAGGGACAGCTACGGAGAG ATTTCCAGTGGGTCCAACTGTACAGACTTCCAGAGCAGACGTCTCAACATCCTGTATGAGAGAGAGGACGGCAGCCTGCAGTACGCCCACACA GTGAATGCTACAGCGTGTGCCATCCCTCGAACAGTCATCGCCATCCtggagactcatcagaccaaa GAGGGAACAGTGCGTGTCCCACGAGCCCTGCAGCCCTATTTGGGCTTAGAAGTGATCGAGAAGCCAAAGTACTCTCCACTGAAATACATCGGACCCAACCAGCACCATCGACCACCCAGGCCTGCTCCCAAAACCAGatga